Genomic segment of Leptospira barantonii:
GCTGGGTTCGTCTAAGATAAGGATCGTTCCGTTGTTTTCTGATTGATTGGAGGTGGAACGTGGAAAAGCTGGAATCAAAGACTATGAATAGCGTTGCGGACGTTCAGAAAGAAATCGTATCCGAATTTTCGGAATGTACGGATTGGCAGGAACGTTATCAACTTCTAATCGAGATGGGAGACGAGTTGAACTCGATTCCGGATTCCGCAAAAACTTCCGAACGTTTGGTTCCCGGTTGTCAATCTCGGGTTTGGATCGTTTCCGAAGAGAAGGACGGTAAGATCAATTTTCAAGCCGAC
This window contains:
- a CDS encoding SufE family protein, with amino-acid sequence MNSVADVQKEIVSEFSECTDWQERYQLLIEMGDELNSIPDSAKTSERLVPGCQSRVWIVSEEKDGKINFQADSDSAITRGMIALLIRVFSGRTREEIKNASLEFLKEIGLDKHLSMSRRNGLYSMVNILRNS